One window of the Coleofasciculus sp. FACHB-1120 genome contains the following:
- a CDS encoding HAD-IA family hydrolase codes for MLAAILFDLDGTLVNTDRIHYKSWQDILKQYDIDIDENFYQNRISGRLNPVIIQDILPQLSLAEGEQLAEAKEAYFRELSPELKPLAGLSKILAWTEELKLQRAVVTNAPRKNVYFMLKALGLADTFATVVLAEEAIAGKPDPAPYQLALDYFGIKAEQAIAFEDSPSGIRSSVGAGILTIGIASTYDPQILCDCGAIFAVPDFTSSQLWAWLDSPANNETGLSSLNHQVRNT; via the coding sequence ATGTTGGCTGCAATTTTATTTGACTTGGACGGGACTCTGGTAAATACTGACCGAATCCATTACAAATCTTGGCAGGATATTTTAAAACAATACGATATTGATATTGACGAGAATTTTTACCAAAACCGGATTAGCGGACGCCTCAATCCAGTCATTATCCAAGATATTCTCCCTCAGTTATCCTTAGCAGAAGGCGAACAACTCGCTGAAGCGAAAGAAGCTTATTTCCGAGAATTATCGCCAGAACTTAAACCCTTGGCTGGACTTTCTAAAATTTTGGCATGGACAGAAGAATTAAAGTTGCAACGAGCAGTTGTCACCAATGCACCGCGTAAAAATGTCTACTTTATGCTAAAAGCGTTGGGTTTAGCAGATACCTTCGCCACCGTTGTTTTAGCGGAAGAAGCGATCGCAGGCAAGCCCGACCCCGCTCCCTATCAGCTGGCGTTGGATTATTTTGGGATTAAAGCAGAACAAGCGATCGCGTTTGAAGACTCCCCCTCCGGTATTCGTTCATCGGTAGGCGCAGGCATTTTGACAATTGGCATTGCTTCCACCTACGATCCCCAAATTCTCTGCGACTGCGGGGCAATTTTTGCAGTGCCTGATTTTACCTCTTCGCAGTTGTGGGCATGGCTGGATTCTCCCGCAAACAATGAGACAGGTTTATCTTCTCTGAATCATCAAGTCCGCAATACATAA
- a CDS encoding response regulator transcription factor translates to MAAHILLVEDEVKLARFLELELTYEGYQVSVAHDGLSGLTTARESNPELVILDWMLPGLSGLELCRRLRTTGNKVPIILLTAKDEISDRVAGLDAGADDYVVKPFSIEELLARVRAHLRRNQKENSDLLQFEDLSLNRQTREIYRGDRAIELTAKEFDLLEHLLAHPRQVITRDRILEQVWGYDFMGDSNIIEVYIRYLRLKLEENNEKRLIQTVRGVGYVLRT, encoded by the coding sequence ATGGCAGCACATATCTTGTTGGTAGAAGATGAAGTCAAACTGGCTCGATTTCTCGAACTAGAATTAACCTATGAAGGATACCAAGTTAGCGTAGCTCACGACGGTTTATCGGGGCTGACAACAGCGCGAGAATCCAATCCGGAGCTAGTGATTTTAGACTGGATGCTGCCAGGATTATCGGGGTTAGAACTCTGTCGCCGCCTGCGAACAACCGGAAATAAAGTGCCAATTATTTTATTAACTGCAAAAGATGAAATCAGCGATCGCGTGGCTGGTTTAGATGCCGGGGCAGATGACTATGTTGTTAAACCCTTCAGTATTGAAGAATTATTAGCGAGAGTCCGCGCTCACTTGCGAAGAAATCAAAAAGAAAATTCTGATTTATTACAGTTTGAAGACTTAAGTTTAAATCGACAGACACGAGAAATTTATCGAGGCGATCGCGCGATTGAGTTAACAGCAAAAGAATTCGATCTACTAGAACATTTACTCGCCCATCCTCGGCAAGTGATTACGCGCGATCGCATTCTGGAGCAAGTCTGGGGCTACGACTTTATGGGCGACTCTAATATCATCGAAGTTTATATTCGTTACCTCCGTTTAAAACTAGAAGAAAATAACGAAAAGCGTTTGATTCAAACCGTGCGTGGTGTTGGTTATGTATTGCGGACTTGA
- a CDS encoding HAMP domain-containing sensor histidine kinase encodes MSFIRSYQQVISKIKQKIDPFSLQFRLTVGITAVSIFGISSIAIWTSWKMQQLLISSPKQNIQHITKRFPQDVELYSEMMSVETGLKKAIDNRTTPNLLIWVAYPNKVIAAKSITLVAPPWQGNDTSTQLLSLSGMTIEPEIYQINQRYLLICGIPLIVKGTKIGNLYVAQDITSEQTMFEAVIRSMGIAYIVAIVTSTVAIAIYIKRSLQPLRQMSQMTQVISVEDLGQAQLHLEQAPSEVKELANTFNMMLSRLSQAWEQQRQFVSNVSHELRTPLTIVYGYLQSTLRRSTNLTEAQQEALEIAASETDSTIHLLQDLLDLARADSGYMHFHLESFFINDLVAEVVGMAQQFSSREIVIETSSYPIEIRSDRNRLKQVLLNLIDNALKYSEPNEPVTIKLAQTHDNVTIQICDKGCGIPLQKQAHIFERFYRVDEARGRSTGGAGLGLSIVKTLIEGMDGSVTVRSKLGEGSVFTVILPAP; translated from the coding sequence ATGTCATTCATAAGGAGCTATCAACAGGTAATTAGCAAAATCAAACAGAAAATCGATCCGTTTTCACTTCAGTTTCGCCTAACAGTCGGAATTACGGCTGTTTCAATCTTCGGAATCAGTAGCATTGCCATTTGGACGAGTTGGAAAATGCAGCAGCTTCTGATTAGTTCCCCTAAGCAAAATATTCAGCATATTACAAAGCGTTTTCCACAGGATGTCGAACTCTACAGTGAAATGATGTCTGTAGAGACTGGGCTGAAAAAGGCAATTGATAACCGCACCACGCCAAATTTACTTATCTGGGTGGCTTATCCTAATAAAGTGATCGCTGCTAAATCCATAACGCTGGTTGCGCCACCTTGGCAAGGTAACGACACTTCTACCCAATTGCTGTCCCTGTCGGGAATGACAATCGAACCCGAAATTTATCAAATTAACCAACGTTACTTACTGATTTGTGGTATTCCTTTAATCGTAAAGGGTACAAAAATCGGCAATCTCTATGTGGCGCAGGATATCACTAGCGAACAAACCATGTTTGAAGCGGTGATTCGTAGCATGGGAATTGCTTATATCGTAGCAATTGTAACAAGTACGGTAGCAATTGCTATCTATATCAAGCGATCGCTTCAACCATTGCGACAAATGAGCCAAATGACTCAAGTCATCTCCGTAGAAGATTTAGGACAAGCACAACTGCATCTTGAGCAGGCTCCGAGTGAAGTTAAAGAATTAGCCAATACATTTAACATGATGTTGTCTCGCCTGTCGCAAGCTTGGGAACAGCAGAGGCAATTTGTCAGTAATGTTTCCCATGAATTGCGGACACCTTTAACGATTGTTTATGGCTATCTCCAAAGTACCTTGCGACGAAGTACAAATTTAACAGAAGCCCAGCAAGAAGCCCTGGAAATTGCTGCTTCTGAGACAGATAGCACGATTCACTTATTGCAAGATTTACTCGATTTGGCACGAGCGGATAGTGGTTATATGCATTTCCATTTGGAAAGCTTTTTTATAAACGATTTGGTGGCAGAGGTGGTAGGAATGGCACAGCAATTTAGCAGTCGAGAAATAGTGATTGAGACAAGTTCCTACCCAATTGAAATTAGAAGCGATCGCAACCGTCTTAAACAAGTATTACTCAACTTAATCGATAATGCCTTAAAATATTCTGAACCCAACGAACCTGTCACAATAAAATTAGCTCAAACTCACGACAATGTGACCATCCAAATTTGTGACAAGGGTTGTGGTATTCCTCTGCAAAAACAAGCCCATATCTTTGAGCGCTTCTACCGCGTGGATGAAGCTAGGGGACGTTCAACGGGTGGTGCCGGTTTGGGTTTATCTATCGTTAAAACCCTGATTGAAGGCATGGATGGGAGTGTCACGGTGAGATCAAAACTCGGTGAAGGTAGCGTTTTTACAGTCATCTTACCCGCACCTTAA
- the purT gene encoding formate-dependent phosphoribosylglycinamide formyltransferase, producing the protein MGPSLKLPQKIMLLGSGELGKEFVIAAQRLGNHIIAVDRYHNAPAMQVADEFEVISMLSADDLEAVVQKHQPNLIIPEIEAIRTEKLIEFEKRGFTVIPTATATHYTMNRDRIRELAHQQLGIRTAKYAYATKLEEFIDACDKIGFPNVVKPVMSSSGKGQSVVNSSDEVEAAWKYAIEGSRGDTQKIIVEEFIPFELEITLLTIKQWDAPTIFCPPIGHRQERGDYQESWQPAAMPEKLLLEAQAIAQKVTDALGGAGIFGVEFFITRDSVIFSELSPRPHDTGMVTLISQNLNEFELHLRAVLGLPIPKIELLGASASAVILASKHSNSIAFMELQEALSEPDVDIRLFGKPNSRPNRRMGVALAKASNVQEARDKATKAASKIKIVNQDDHY; encoded by the coding sequence ATGGGACCTTCTCTCAAGCTTCCTCAAAAAATCATGCTGCTTGGTTCGGGAGAACTCGGCAAAGAATTTGTCATCGCTGCTCAACGTCTTGGCAACCATATCATTGCAGTGGATCGCTATCATAATGCTCCAGCAATGCAAGTAGCTGATGAATTTGAAGTAATTTCTATGCTCAGTGCTGATGACCTAGAAGCCGTCGTGCAAAAACATCAGCCAAATTTAATTATTCCGGAAATCGAAGCGATTAGGACGGAGAAACTGATTGAATTTGAAAAGAGAGGGTTTACAGTCATTCCGACTGCTACTGCTACCCATTACACGATGAATCGAGACCGAATTAGGGAACTCGCCCATCAGCAGTTAGGAATTAGAACCGCAAAATATGCTTATGCAACAAAGTTAGAGGAATTTATTGATGCTTGCGACAAAATTGGATTTCCAAATGTCGTAAAACCTGTGATGTCATCCTCTGGAAAAGGTCAATCGGTTGTCAATTCGAGCGATGAGGTTGAAGCGGCATGGAAGTATGCGATCGAAGGTTCTAGAGGAGATACTCAAAAAATTATTGTTGAAGAGTTCATTCCCTTTGAATTAGAAATAACATTGCTAACGATTAAGCAGTGGGATGCTCCAACCATTTTCTGCCCTCCTATCGGTCATCGTCAAGAAAGGGGGGATTATCAAGAATCCTGGCAACCAGCAGCCATGCCAGAAAAATTGCTTTTGGAAGCCCAGGCGATCGCGCAAAAAGTTACCGATGCTTTGGGAGGCGCTGGTATCTTCGGGGTAGAGTTCTTTATTACAAGAGATTCCGTAATTTTCTCCGAACTTTCTCCCCGACCTCATGATACGGGAATGGTGACATTAATTTCTCAAAATTTGAATGAATTTGAATTGCATCTAAGAGCGGTTTTAGGCTTGCCAATTCCTAAAATAGAACTATTAGGGGCTTCAGCAAGTGCGGTAATTCTGGCAAGTAAGCATTCAAATTCGATCGCTTTTATGGAGCTGCAAGAGGCTTTGTCTGAACCAGATGTAGACATCCGGTTATTTGGTAAGCCCAATTCTCGTCCTAACCGCAGAATGGGAGTCGCTTTGGCGAAAGCAAGTAATGTCCAAGAGGCGCGAGATAAAGCGACTAAAGCCGCTAGCAAGATTAAAATTGTTAATCAAGACGATCATTATTGA
- a CDS encoding S-layer homology domain-containing protein — MNDSIFSDIQNHWAQECIQQLQERNLISGYPDGTFRPNAQVTRAEFAALVRKAFPNAVPIRNAINFVDVPSSHWAYQAIQVVYRAGFLSGYPDRTFKPSQAIPRVQAFVALASGLKYGATTNPNEILKKYFEDAAQIPNYAIGAVASATEKYLVVNYPNVRRFNPNQNATRGEIAALICRALSISGVPLQYIPGMEFVVIGLQFDEAEAFSEGLARVKIADKWGYIDKTGKFVISPQFDEAEAFSEGVALIRQYAPKRQ; from the coding sequence TTGAACGATTCCATTTTTTCTGATATTCAAAACCATTGGGCACAAGAGTGTATCCAACAACTGCAAGAGCGAAATCTGATCAGCGGCTACCCAGATGGTACCTTTCGTCCCAATGCACAGGTGACGCGGGCAGAGTTTGCGGCGCTGGTGCGAAAAGCGTTTCCTAATGCTGTCCCGATTCGGAATGCAATTAACTTTGTGGATGTGCCTTCAAGTCATTGGGCTTATCAGGCGATTCAAGTTGTTTATCGGGCGGGTTTTTTGTCTGGCTATCCGGATCGTACATTTAAGCCCAGTCAGGCGATTCCGCGAGTGCAAGCTTTTGTAGCTTTGGCATCGGGGTTGAAGTATGGCGCTACCACAAATCCCAACGAGATATTAAAAAAGTATTTTGAGGATGCGGCGCAGATTCCCAATTATGCAATTGGCGCGGTCGCATCTGCAACCGAAAAATATCTGGTCGTCAATTATCCGAATGTCCGACGCTTTAACCCCAATCAGAATGCCACTAGAGGCGAGATTGCGGCTTTGATTTGTCGCGCTTTGAGCATTTCTGGGGTGCCGTTGCAGTATATTCCGGGGATGGAATTTGTGGTCATTGGGTTGCAATTTGATGAAGCTGAAGCTTTTTCGGAAGGATTGGCACGAGTCAAAATTGCTGATAAGTGGGGTTATATCGATAAAACAGGTAAATTCGTAATCTCGCCACAATTTGATGAAGCAGAGGCTTTTTCTGAAGGAGTGGCGCTAATTAGACAATACGCGCCAAAGAGGCAGTAA
- a CDS encoding WG repeat-containing protein, with amino-acid sequence METRGVWITTTDSKVLNSRQNIAAAMDFLAQTGFNVVFPVIWNSAFTLYPSKVMQDNFGVEIDPRYRDRDPLAEMVTEARRVGLAVIPWFEYGFAASYNQNGGHILAKKPDWGARDSSGNLVKKNSFEWMNALDVEVQEFLLNLVLEVVKNYDISGIQGDDRLPALPSEGGYDRRTSDRYFQQFFQNPPQNPKDPQWLQWRADILTDFLTRLYQEVINIKPELLISLAPSLHGWALQEYLQDPKAWSDRGLVDMMHPQLYRRDFLSYKQLVDTLVAKQFTPEQLPTLMPGILLKVGGYRISADYLLQAIAYNRFCGIQGEVFFFYEGLREDNDALAKALRSGPYSQPAPFNPSQLKQLGFTSRRIGGKYSYIDSTGKSVSQPQFDWVDSFYSGLARVKMGYKWSFIDKNGKLISRFQFDSAEHFQEGLAVIKIGSKYSYIDNTGKLIIGLQFDEAKSFSGGLAAVKIENKWGYIDKTNPEALNPPQGWINNFLVRFQTILNPNTLKIPPQFDSADAFSGGMARISVGGKYGYIDTTGKLVILPQFEDAKSFSEKLAAVKLAGKWRYIDRTGKVVILPQFQDAESFSEGLAAVKIAGKWGYINKAGKLVIPTEFDNAQPFSQGLALVNIGGSWRSSGENGEWSFSGGKWGYIRNVLS; translated from the coding sequence ATGGAAACTCGCGGTGTCTGGATTACCACTACAGATAGCAAAGTCCTGAATTCTCGGCAAAACATTGCGGCGGCGATGGATTTCCTCGCTCAAACTGGGTTCAATGTAGTTTTTCCTGTTATTTGGAATAGCGCCTTTACGCTATATCCCAGTAAAGTGATGCAGGACAATTTTGGAGTCGAAATTGATCCGCGATATCGCGATCGCGATCCCTTAGCTGAAATGGTAACTGAGGCGCGTCGAGTTGGACTTGCGGTGATTCCCTGGTTTGAATATGGATTTGCCGCTTCTTACAATCAAAATGGTGGACATATTCTCGCGAAAAAACCTGATTGGGGTGCCCGCGACAGCAGCGGCAATTTAGTTAAAAAGAACAGTTTCGAGTGGATGAATGCCCTTGATGTTGAAGTGCAGGAATTCTTACTCAATTTAGTGCTAGAAGTTGTCAAAAATTACGATATCAGCGGCATTCAAGGGGATGATCGACTGCCTGCACTTCCAAGTGAAGGGGGCTACGATCGACGAACAAGCGATCGCTACTTTCAGCAGTTCTTCCAAAATCCTCCGCAAAACCCGAAAGATCCGCAATGGCTTCAGTGGCGTGCGGATATTCTTACCGATTTCTTAACTCGCCTCTATCAAGAAGTCATTAATATTAAGCCAGAATTACTGATTTCACTGGCACCAAGCCTCCACGGTTGGGCACTTCAGGAATATCTGCAAGATCCCAAAGCTTGGAGCGATCGCGGGTTGGTTGATATGATGCATCCACAGTTGTATCGCCGCGATTTCTTAAGTTACAAACAACTGGTTGATACTCTTGTCGCCAAGCAATTTACCCCGGAACAGCTACCCACCCTGATGCCCGGTATTTTACTCAAAGTCGGGGGATATCGCATCAGCGCCGACTACTTGTTGCAAGCGATCGCTTACAATCGCTTTTGTGGCATCCAAGGCGAAGTTTTCTTCTTCTACGAAGGGCTGCGAGAAGACAACGACGCCTTAGCCAAAGCCTTGCGTTCTGGCCCCTACTCCCAGCCTGCACCCTTTAATCCCTCACAATTAAAACAGCTTGGCTTTACCAGTCGGAGAATTGGCGGAAAATATAGCTATATCGACTCGACCGGAAAAAGCGTCAGCCAGCCGCAATTTGACTGGGTGGATTCCTTTTATAGCGGGCTGGCGCGGGTCAAAATGGGCTATAAATGGAGCTTTATTGATAAAAACGGAAAACTGATTAGCCGATTCCAATTTGATAGCGCCGAGCATTTCCAAGAAGGGCTAGCAGTGATAAAAATTGGTAGCAAATATAGTTATATCGATAATACGGGGAAACTGATTATAGGGTTGCAATTTGATGAAGCTAAGTCTTTTTCAGGAGGTTTAGCAGCAGTCAAGATAGAGAACAAGTGGGGCTATATTGATAAGACGAATCCTGAAGCGCTAAATCCGCCTCAGGGCTGGATAAACAACTTTTTGGTTCGCTTCCAAACTATTCTTAATCCAAACACCCTCAAAATTCCTCCGCAATTTGATAGCGCTGATGCATTTTCGGGAGGAATGGCACGCATTAGTGTTGGCGGAAAATATGGTTATATCGACACGACCGGAAAGCTGGTAATATTGCCACAATTTGAGGACGCTAAATCTTTTTCAGAAAAATTAGCAGCGGTAAAACTTGCTGGAAAATGGCGGTATATCGATAGAACTGGGAAGGTCGTAATATTGCCGCAATTTCAGGATGCTGAGTCTTTTTCAGAAGGGCTAGCGGCAGTCAAAATTGCTGGCAAGTGGGGCTATATTAACAAGGCAGGGAAACTGGTCATTCCCACAGAATTTGACAACGCTCAACCCTTTTCTCAAGGGTTGGCGCTGGTTAATATTGGTGGATCGTGGCGTTCAAGCGGTGAGAATGGCGAATGGTCTTTCAGCGGCGGGAAATGGGGCTACATTCGGAACGTGCTGTCTTGA
- a CDS encoding M48 family metallopeptidase: MLFGLVSYCTTTVENPVTGEKQRVQLSPKEEVVLGLQARSQMAAKFGGLYPDPALQNYIDKVGNEVVQESKAKTSGYPFEFHLLRDPQTINAFALPGGQIFITAGLLRRLSSEAQLASVLGHEVGHVVGRHGAERLAKQQLGTALVTAVGVAASDDQGGGRQAQVIAQAVNQIVNLRYGREDELESDRLGVQFMAQAGYNPKASLEVMQILASARSGGASPEFFSTHPNPENRIQKLQALITQTYPNGVPPQLEIGREDFAQSVRSRLPPATQ; the protein is encoded by the coding sequence ATGCTATTTGGGTTAGTTAGTTACTGCACTACGACGGTGGAGAACCCGGTAACTGGGGAAAAGCAGCGGGTGCAACTTTCGCCCAAGGAGGAAGTCGTCTTGGGACTGCAAGCGCGATCGCAAATGGCGGCAAAATTTGGCGGTCTGTACCCAGATCCGGCGCTACAAAACTATATTGACAAAGTAGGCAATGAGGTGGTGCAGGAGTCAAAGGCGAAGACTTCTGGCTATCCTTTTGAATTTCACCTGCTGCGCGACCCTCAAACGATTAATGCCTTCGCGTTGCCGGGAGGACAAATTTTCATTACTGCGGGTTTATTGCGTCGTCTTTCTTCTGAAGCGCAACTGGCGTCTGTGCTGGGGCACGAGGTTGGGCACGTTGTGGGGCGACACGGGGCGGAACGCTTGGCAAAGCAGCAACTCGGTACAGCGCTGGTGACAGCGGTTGGAGTCGCAGCGAGTGATGACCAAGGTGGCGGTCGGCAGGCACAAGTGATTGCCCAAGCAGTGAACCAGATTGTCAATCTGCGCTACGGAAGAGAGGACGAACTAGAAAGCGATCGCCTTGGCGTTCAGTTTATGGCGCAAGCTGGCTACAACCCTAAAGCCAGCCTCGAAGTGATGCAGATTCTGGCGAGTGCCAGGAGTGGCGGTGCATCTCCGGAGTTTTTCAGCACTCACCCTAACCCTGAGAACCGAATTCAAAAACTACAAGCTTTAATCACTCAAACCTATCCCAACGGCGTTCCACCACAATTAGAGATTGGACGCGAGGACTTTGCTCAGTCTGTGCGATCGCGTTTGCCACCCGCAACTCAGTAG
- a CDS encoding GlsB/YeaQ/YmgE family stress response membrane protein produces the protein MNIIAWIVLGLIAGAIAKAIYPGHQGGGILGTIVLGIIGAFVGGSIGTFLSTGTLTLAASSLSIPGVIVAVLGAIVAVFLWNLLTRRAA, from the coding sequence ATGAATATTATTGCTTGGATCGTTTTAGGTCTGATTGCTGGTGCAATTGCTAAAGCTATTTATCCGGGTCATCAAGGCGGCGGGATTCTCGGAACCATCGTACTAGGTATCATTGGAGCTTTCGTAGGCGGTAGTATCGGTACTTTCCTGAGTACGGGAACTCTAACATTAGCAGCTTCTAGCTTGAGTATCCCTGGAGTTATTGTCGCTGTTTTAGGCGCAATTGTTGCAGTCTTCCTGTGGAACTTACTCACTCGCCGCGCCGCTTAA
- a CDS encoding molybdopterin-dependent oxidoreductase, with translation MGLIQVPRRRFLQLSGLSSISLLLGGCAFSVFEGIAGKAFEPLNQSVEELLLNPQKPVPEFPASQIEPDALIINTFDFTPQIDPVAFRLNVNGEVNNPISLSMADIQRMPSSSMTIRHVCVEGWAAIVQWGGIQLREIVSLAQPKENVRYAYFKSADGYYESWDIASVLHPQTLMAYQKNGQPLSVENGAPLRLASPIKLGYKQSKWVTSITLVSDLLPYKGYWEDQGYEWFAGL, from the coding sequence ATGGGTTTAATTCAAGTTCCCCGTCGCAGATTTCTACAATTATCAGGACTTTCCAGTATCAGTTTACTTCTGGGGGGTTGTGCGTTCAGCGTGTTTGAGGGGATTGCTGGCAAAGCTTTTGAACCCCTCAACCAAAGCGTTGAAGAGTTACTGCTAAATCCTCAAAAACCTGTACCTGAATTTCCTGCTAGTCAGATTGAGCCAGATGCTTTAATTATTAATACATTTGACTTTACACCACAAATAGACCCTGTTGCGTTTCGCCTAAATGTGAATGGCGAGGTTAATAACCCTATCAGCCTTAGTATGGCGGATATTCAGCGAATGCCTTCATCCTCAATGACAATTCGCCATGTCTGCGTTGAAGGTTGGGCGGCAATTGTGCAATGGGGGGGAATCCAACTGCGAGAAATTGTATCTCTCGCTCAACCGAAAGAGAATGTCCGCTATGCTTACTTTAAATCAGCGGATGGTTATTACGAAAGCTGGGATATCGCTTCTGTTTTGCATCCCCAAACTCTCATGGCGTATCAAAAAAATGGTCAGCCTTTATCGGTTGAGAATGGTGCCCCTCTACGTCTAGCTTCCCCGATTAAACTTGGATACAAGCAAAGCAAATGGGTGACAAGCATTACGCTAGTTAGCGATTTGTTACCTTATAAAGGCTATTGGGAAGATCAAGGTTATGAATGGTTCGCAGGGCTATAG
- a CDS encoding cytochrome b/b6 domain-containing protein, whose protein sequence is MSSSISSQTPRPPLLPTQALAAKSFHWINIISLLLMITSGLQIYNANPVFGGRGGWHFPPLFLLGGWLAGGRHWHFAAMWLFSLNLVWYGIYILITRRWKHRFVGEKDVKALQLSHNPKRIAYAWHRIAYTAIIPILLLALLSGLGMYKPAQFHWIVDLFGDWQALRIVHFMSVPTVILFAMVHSWLALRVGGSRLIDSMFW, encoded by the coding sequence ATGAGTTCGTCTATTTCCTCCCAAACACCTCGCCCGCCACTGCTACCAACACAAGCTTTGGCGGCAAAATCATTTCACTGGATTAACATTATTAGCTTGCTTTTAATGATTACCAGTGGACTACAGATTTACAATGCCAATCCAGTTTTTGGCGGACGCGGTGGTTGGCATTTTCCACCCTTGTTTTTGCTGGGCGGCTGGCTTGCTGGAGGTAGACATTGGCATTTTGCTGCCATGTGGCTATTTTCTCTAAATTTAGTTTGGTACGGGATTTATATTTTGATTACGCGGCGCTGGAAGCATCGATTTGTAGGTGAGAAGGATGTGAAGGCACTGCAATTGAGCCACAACCCAAAGCGCATTGCTTATGCTTGGCATCGAATTGCTTATACCGCAATTATCCCAATTTTACTGCTAGCTTTGCTCAGCGGACTGGGAATGTATAAACCAGCTCAGTTTCACTGGATTGTTGATTTATTTGGCGATTGGCAAGCATTGCGAATTGTTCACTTTATGAGTGTGCCAACTGTCATACTCTTTGCAATGGTTCACTCTTGGCTAGCTCTTAGAGTAGGAGGTTCTCGGTTAATTGATTCTATGTTTTGGTAG
- a CDS encoding KGK domain-containing protein — protein MDNQFDSLAKGEVLSVDESSQILIGHRTFRVGEFAEAIKTQLEYGLGGWTEEKDGWFSDQGIPCEVLKFGSNGWQKGKVRFSLEFCPEDPQTQQSSTIEDTEPQRQQRAPMPAASEEEVLVGVEAPLIYEEELILIEVPDSTLDELEMAPEAAFGADDLDLTGESAFGADDLEMAPESAFGADDLDLTGESAFGADDLEISPESGFGADDLDLTGESGFAVEELDLTGESAFGADDLDLTGESGFGADDLEFPELSEKEENPSESLLDDVWQDMNEASWRNNQ, from the coding sequence GTGGATAATCAGTTCGACTCGCTAGCCAAAGGTGAAGTTCTCTCTGTCGATGAGTCTTCCCAAATCTTAATTGGGCACCGCACATTCAGAGTCGGTGAATTCGCAGAAGCAATCAAAACGCAATTGGAATATGGTTTAGGTGGATGGACAGAAGAAAAGGATGGTTGGTTTAGCGACCAAGGTATTCCTTGCGAAGTTCTGAAATTTGGCTCAAACGGCTGGCAAAAAGGGAAAGTCAGATTTAGCTTGGAATTTTGCCCGGAAGATCCACAAACCCAGCAGTCATCAACGATTGAAGATACTGAGCCACAAAGGCAACAAAGGGCACCGATGCCAGCCGCTTCGGAGGAGGAAGTGTTAGTTGGAGTCGAGGCACCGTTAATCTATGAGGAAGAGCTAATTCTAATAGAGGTACCAGACTCCACTTTAGATGAACTGGAAATGGCACCAGAAGCAGCCTTTGGTGCGGATGATTTGGATCTCACCGGAGAATCAGCCTTTGGTGCGGATGATTTGGAAATGGCACCAGAATCAGCTTTCGGTGCGGATGATTTGGATCTCACCGGAGAATCAGCCTTCGGCGCGGATGATTTGGAAATCTCACCAGAATCAGGCTTCGGTGCGGATGATTTGGATCTTACTGGAGAATCAGGTTTCGCCGTGGAAGAACTGGATCTCACAGGGGAATCAGCCTTTGGTGCGGACGATCTGGATCTCACTGGTGAATCAGGCTTTGGTGCGGATGATTTGGAATTTCCAGAACTGTCTGAAAAGGAAGAAAATCCATCAGAGTCGCTACTTGATGATGTCTGGCAAGACATGAATGAAGCTAGCTGGCGTAACAATCAGTAG